One segment of Gasterosteus aculeatus chromosome 3, fGasAcu3.hap1.1, whole genome shotgun sequence DNA contains the following:
- the znf521 gene encoding zinc finger protein 521 isoform X7, whose protein sequence is MSRRKQAKPRSLKVEDNVTEDQHSPGQPAIPSDGVDLEDDPSCSWPASSPSSKDQTSPGHCEDYDFGEEEGGPGLPYPCQFCDKSFSRLSFLKRHEQSHGDKLPFSCTFCSRLFKHKRSRDRHVKLHTGDKKYHCGECDSAFSRSDHLKIHMKTHASNKPHKCPVCRRGFLSSSSLHGHMQVHERGKDGNSSSLSRADEWKLKETRKCSRCEEGFDVPEELQRHIAECHPECSPSEDGGLGATLQCIYCHEPFGDEGTLLTHIDQAHGRDRKGHSCAICSEHFLSVEDLYAHMDVHQLPESSNHSNSPSLLTVGYTSVSSTTPDSNLSVDSSTMVETAPPVPKTRGRRKRAAQNTSDMGGRSSKQPKVSYSCIYCNKQVFSSLAVLQIHLRTMHLDKPEQAHTCQFCLEVLPSLLNLNEHLKQVHNAEDHAALLASLPDALLQCNFCPEVLSDLNGLQEHIRCSHGFPSPVAKESNAFFCPQCFMGFLTETTLEEHVRQTHCDGGSLRFDSPLAVTPKESIVEVYSCSYCTNSPIFNSVLKLNKHIKENHKNIPLALNYINNGKKSLRTLSPSSPISVEHTLLKQGGSAPRSAGEFICNQCGAKYTSLDLFQTHLKTHLDGMQPQLTCPQCNKEFPNQESLLKHVTLHFTITSTYYICESCDKQFTSVDDLQKHLLDMHTFVFFRCTLCQEVFDSKVSTQLHLAVKHSNEKKVYRCTSCNWDFRHETDLQLHVKHSHLENQGRAHRCIFCGESFGTEVELQCHITTHSKKYNCRFCSKAFHAIVLLEKHLREKHCVFEGKAQNCGANGSTGSGVDGQPKEDVELHGLLTNSHGSGVAAGTVVESQNSHDASEEEVDTADPMYGCDICGASYTMDSLLTNHQLRDHNIRPGESAMMKRKADMIKGNHKCNVCSRTFFSEPGLREHMQTHLGPVKHYMCPICGERFPSLLTLTEHKVTHSKSLDTGSCRICKMPLHSEEDFLEHCQMHPDLRNSLTGFRCVVCMQTVTSTLELKIHGTFHMQKTGTMSGNHQPMGRSHVISHNQQQHHIQKPFKCASCLKDFRSKQDLVKLDINGLPYGLCASCVTAAGSKSSSPTVNGGRQQQQHGGAITPATTTAAWIQGESLSPGDVKGKAVSSSSSSCSTSSVSAAKTRCSSCNVKFESEAELQNHVQTVHREQAGDSNGGQLKTPQVSPMPRSSPSQTEEKKTYQCIKCQMVFYSEWDIQVHVANHMLGSQVSGSHHQIEEGLNHECKLCSQSFDSPAKLQCHLIEHSFEGMGGTFKCPVCFTVFVQANKLQQHIFSAHGQEDKIYDCSQCPQKFFFQTELQNHALTQHSS, encoded by the exons aCGGTGTTGATCTTGAGGATGACCCATCGTGCTCTTGGCCAGCATCATCTCCCTCCAGTAAGGACCAGACATCTCCAGGACACTGCGAGGACTATGATTTTGGCGAGGAAGAAGGGGGCCCCGGCCTGCCATACCCATGCCAGTTCTGTGACAAGTCTTTCAGCCGCTTAAGCTTCCTCAAGCGCCACGAACAGAGCCACGGGGATAAACTCCCCTTCAGCTGTACCTTCTGCAGTCGCTTGTTTAAGCACAAGCGCAGTCGAGATCGGCACGTGAAGCTACACACCGGTGATAAGAAGTACCACTGCGGAGAGTGTGACTCGGCCTTTTCCCGCAGCGATCACCTCAAAATCCACATGAAAACTCACGCCTCTAACAAACCCCACAAGTGCCCCGTGTGCCGCCGAGGTTTCCTTTCCTCCAGCTCTCTCCACGGCCACATGCAAGTACACGAACGGGGCAAAGACGGCAACAGCTCGAGCCTTTCTCGGGCCGACGAATGGAAGCTGAAAGAAACTCGCAAATGCAGCCGCTGTGAGGAGGGTTTTGACGTCCCCGAGGAGCTCCAGAGGCACATCGCGGAGTGCCACCCTGAGTGCTCTCCATCAGAGGATGGAGGCCTGGGTGCCACCCTGCAGTGCATTTACTGCCATGAGCCCTTCGGCGATGAGGGAACCCTGCTGACCCACATTGACCAGGCCCACGGCCGAGACAGGAAGGGCCACTCCTGTGCTATCTGCTCGGAGCACTTTCTGTCCGTCGAGGACCTCTATGCTCACATGGACGTCCACCAGCTCCCCGAATCtagtaaccatagcaacagccCTTCTTTGCTGACCGTGGGCTACACTTCCGTCTCCAGCACCACCCCTGACTCCAACCTCTCTGTTGACAGCTCAACAATGGTGGAGACAGCGCCCCCTGTGCCCAAGACAAGGGGGCGACGGAAGAGGGCGGCTCAAAATACATCCGATATGGGAGGGCGTTCCTCCAAACAGCCTAAAGTCTCCTACAGTTGCATCTACTGCAACAAGCAAGTGTTCTCCAGTTTGGCTGTCCTTCAAATTCACCTGCGAACCATGCATCTGGACAAGCCAGAGCAGGCTCATACATGCCAGTTTTGCTTGGAAGTTCTTCCCTCTTTACTAAACCTAAATGAACATCTTAAGCAGGTGCACAATGCAGAAGACCACGCCGCCCTGTTAGCCAGCCTGCCCGATGCCCTCCTTCAGTGTAACTTCTGCCCCGAGGTATTGAGTGACCTCAACGGTCTACAGGAACACATTCGCTGCTCCCATGGCTTCCCCAGTCCTGTGGCAAAGGAGAGCAATGCCTTCTTCTGCCCCCAATGCTTCATGGGGTTCTTGACAGAGACTACCTTGGAAGAGCATGTTCGTCAGACTCACTGTGACGGGGGAAGCCTGCGCTTTGACTCCCCCTTAGCCGTAACTCCCAAAGAGTCTATAGTAGAGGTGTATTCCTGCTCGTACTGCACCAATTCGCCAATATTCAACAGCGTTCTGAAGCTCAACAAGCACATCAAAGAGAATCACAAGAACATTCCACTGGCCCTGAACTACATCAACAATGGAAAGAAATCTCTGCGCACTCTCAGCCCCTCTTCTCCAATATCTGTGGAACACACCTTGCTGAAGCAAGGGGGCTCGGCCCCGCGCTCTGCCGGTGAGTTCATATGTAACCAGTGTGGAGCCAAGTATACCAGTCTAGACCTTTTCCAGACTCACCTAAAAACTCATCTGGATGGCATGCAGCCTCAACTCACGTGCCCACAGTGCAACAAAGAGTTCCCCAACCAGGAGTCTCTGTTGAAGCATGTGACACTTCACTTCACTATTACCTCCACTTATTACATTTGTGAGAGTTGTGACAAGCAGTTCACTTCGGTGGATGACCTACAGAAGCACCTACTCGACATGCACACTTTTGTGTTCTTCCGCTGCACTTTGTGTCAGGAGGTGTTTGACTCAAAAGTGTCCACTCAGCTCCACTTGGCCGTAAAGCACAGTAATGAGAAGAAGGTGTATCGCTGCACCTCCTGCAACTGGGACTTCAGGCATGAGACTGACTTACAGCTACACGTCAAACACAGCCATCTGGAAAACCAGGGCCGTGCCCACCGCTGCATTTTTTGCGGGGAGTCCTTTGGCACAGAGGTGGAGCTGCAGTGCCACATCACTACCCACAGCAAGAAGTATAACTGCCGCTTCTGCAGTAAGGCCTTCCATGCCATCGTCCTTTTGGAGAAGCATTTGAGGGAGAAACACTGTGTGTTCGAGGGAAAGGCACAGAACTGTGGCGCTAATGGTTCCACTGGAAGCGGTGTGGACGGCCAGCCCAAAGAAGATGTCGAGCTACATGGCCTACTGACCAACAGCCACGGTTCAGGGGTAGCAGCGGGAACTGTGGTGGAGTCTCAGAACAGCCACGACGCAAGTGAGGAAGAAGTGGACACCGCGGATCCCATGTACGGGTGCGACATTTGTGGGGCGTCTTACACCATGGACTCACTCCTTACCAACCACCAGTTGAGGGACCACAACATACGCCCTGGTGAGAGCGCCATGATGAAAAGGAAAGCCGATATGATAAAGGGCAACCACAAGTGCAATGTCTGCTCCCGCACCTTCTTTTCGGAGCCTGGGTTGAGGGAACATATGCAGACCCACCTTGGGCCTGTCAAACACTATATGTGCCCCATCTGTGGGGAGCGGTTCCCTTCCTTGCTGACCCTTACTGAGCACAAGGTCACACATAGCAAGAGTCTGGACACAGGCAGCTGCCGCATTTGTAAGATGCCACTGCATAGTGAGGAGGACTTCCTGGAGCATTGTCAGATGCACCCTGACCTGAGGAACTCTCTGACAGGTTTCCGCTGTGTGGTGTGCATGCAGACAGTCACCTCTACATTGGAGCTCAAGATCCATGGTACTTTCCACATGCAAAAGACAGGCACCATGTCCGGCAACCATCAACCCATGGGCCGCAGCCACGTCATCTCCCATAACCAGCAGCAACATCATATCCAAAAACCTTTCAAGTGCGCCTCTTGCCTAAAAGATTTCCGGTCCAAGCAAGACCTGGTGAAGCTGGACATCAACGGACTGCCTTACGGACTCTGTGCATCCTGCGTGACAGCAGCTGGCTCCAAGAGCTCCAGTCCAACAGTGAACGGAGGaaggcaacagcagcagcacggcgGAGCCATCACCCCAGCAACAACTACAGCCGCATGGATCCAAGGGGAGAGTCTGAGCCCCGGAGACGTCAAAGGCAAAGCCgtctcttcatcctcttcatcctgtTCTACATCCTCTGTGTCCGCTGCCAAGACACGATGCTCCAGCTGCAATGTGAAGTTTGAGTCCGAAGCAGAGTTGCAAAACCATGTTCAGACGGTGCATCGGGAGCAGGCTGGGGACAGCAACGGTGGACAGCTCAAGACCCCCCAGGTGTCCCCAATGCCCAGATCCAGTCCCTCACAAACTGAAGAG AAGAAGACATATCAGTGCATCAAATGTCAGATGGTGTTCTACAGCGAATGGGACATCCAAGTCCATGTGGCCAACCACATGCTGG GCTCACAAGTATCTGGATCACATCACCAAATAG
- the znf521 gene encoding zinc finger protein 521 isoform X8 yields MSRRKQAKPRSLKEDNVTEDQHSPGQPAIPSDGVDLEDDPSCSWPASSPSSKDQTSPGHCEDYDFGEEEGGPGLPYPCQFCDKSFSRLSFLKRHEQSHGDKLPFSCTFCSRLFKHKRSRDRHVKLHTGDKKYHCGECDSAFSRSDHLKIHMKTHASNKPHKCPVCRRGFLSSSSLHGHMQVHERGKDGNSSSLSRADEWKLKETRKCSRCEEGFDVPEELQRHIAECHPECSPSEDGGLGATLQCIYCHEPFGDEGTLLTHIDQAHGRDRKGHSCAICSEHFLSVEDLYAHMDVHQLPESSNHSNSPSLLTVGYTSVSSTTPDSNLSVDSSTMVETAPPVPKTRGRRKRAAQNTSDMGGRSSKQPKVSYSCIYCNKQVFSSLAVLQIHLRTMHLDKPEQAHTCQFCLEVLPSLLNLNEHLKQVHNAEDHAALLASLPDALLQCNFCPEVLSDLNGLQEHIRCSHGFPSPVAKESNAFFCPQCFMGFLTETTLEEHVRQTHCDGGSLRFDSPLAVTPKESIVEVYSCSYCTNSPIFNSVLKLNKHIKENHKNIPLALNYINNGKKSLRTLSPSSPISVEHTLLKQGGSAPRSAGEFICNQCGAKYTSLDLFQTHLKTHLDGMQPQLTCPQCNKEFPNQESLLKHVTLHFTITSTYYICESCDKQFTSVDDLQKHLLDMHTFVFFRCTLCQEVFDSKVSTQLHLAVKHSNEKKVYRCTSCNWDFRHETDLQLHVKHSHLENQGRAHRCIFCGESFGTEVELQCHITTHSKKYNCRFCSKAFHAIVLLEKHLREKHCVFEGKAQNCGANGSTGSGVDGQPKEDVELHGLLTNSHGSGVAAGTVVESQNSHDASEEEVDTADPMYGCDICGASYTMDSLLTNHQLRDHNIRPGESAMMKRKADMIKGNHKCNVCSRTFFSEPGLREHMQTHLGPVKHYMCPICGERFPSLLTLTEHKVTHSKSLDTGSCRICKMPLHSEEDFLEHCQMHPDLRNSLTGFRCVVCMQTVTSTLELKIHGTFHMQKTGTMSGNHQPMGRSHVISHNQQQHHIQKPFKCASCLKDFRSKQDLVKLDINGLPYGLCASCVTAAGSKSSSPTVNGGRQQQQHGGAITPATTTAAWIQGESLSPGDVKGKAVSSSSSSCSTSSVSAAKTRCSSCNVKFESEAELQNHVQTVHREQAGDSNGGQLKTPQVSPMPRSSPSQTEEKKTYQCIKCQMVFYSEWDIQVHVANHMLGSQVSGSHHQIEEGLNHECKLCSQSFDSPAKLQCHLIEHSFEGMGGTFKCPVCFTVFVQANKLQQHIFSAHGQEDKIYDCSQCPQKFFFQTELQNHALTQHSS; encoded by the exons aCGGTGTTGATCTTGAGGATGACCCATCGTGCTCTTGGCCAGCATCATCTCCCTCCAGTAAGGACCAGACATCTCCAGGACACTGCGAGGACTATGATTTTGGCGAGGAAGAAGGGGGCCCCGGCCTGCCATACCCATGCCAGTTCTGTGACAAGTCTTTCAGCCGCTTAAGCTTCCTCAAGCGCCACGAACAGAGCCACGGGGATAAACTCCCCTTCAGCTGTACCTTCTGCAGTCGCTTGTTTAAGCACAAGCGCAGTCGAGATCGGCACGTGAAGCTACACACCGGTGATAAGAAGTACCACTGCGGAGAGTGTGACTCGGCCTTTTCCCGCAGCGATCACCTCAAAATCCACATGAAAACTCACGCCTCTAACAAACCCCACAAGTGCCCCGTGTGCCGCCGAGGTTTCCTTTCCTCCAGCTCTCTCCACGGCCACATGCAAGTACACGAACGGGGCAAAGACGGCAACAGCTCGAGCCTTTCTCGGGCCGACGAATGGAAGCTGAAAGAAACTCGCAAATGCAGCCGCTGTGAGGAGGGTTTTGACGTCCCCGAGGAGCTCCAGAGGCACATCGCGGAGTGCCACCCTGAGTGCTCTCCATCAGAGGATGGAGGCCTGGGTGCCACCCTGCAGTGCATTTACTGCCATGAGCCCTTCGGCGATGAGGGAACCCTGCTGACCCACATTGACCAGGCCCACGGCCGAGACAGGAAGGGCCACTCCTGTGCTATCTGCTCGGAGCACTTTCTGTCCGTCGAGGACCTCTATGCTCACATGGACGTCCACCAGCTCCCCGAATCtagtaaccatagcaacagccCTTCTTTGCTGACCGTGGGCTACACTTCCGTCTCCAGCACCACCCCTGACTCCAACCTCTCTGTTGACAGCTCAACAATGGTGGAGACAGCGCCCCCTGTGCCCAAGACAAGGGGGCGACGGAAGAGGGCGGCTCAAAATACATCCGATATGGGAGGGCGTTCCTCCAAACAGCCTAAAGTCTCCTACAGTTGCATCTACTGCAACAAGCAAGTGTTCTCCAGTTTGGCTGTCCTTCAAATTCACCTGCGAACCATGCATCTGGACAAGCCAGAGCAGGCTCATACATGCCAGTTTTGCTTGGAAGTTCTTCCCTCTTTACTAAACCTAAATGAACATCTTAAGCAGGTGCACAATGCAGAAGACCACGCCGCCCTGTTAGCCAGCCTGCCCGATGCCCTCCTTCAGTGTAACTTCTGCCCCGAGGTATTGAGTGACCTCAACGGTCTACAGGAACACATTCGCTGCTCCCATGGCTTCCCCAGTCCTGTGGCAAAGGAGAGCAATGCCTTCTTCTGCCCCCAATGCTTCATGGGGTTCTTGACAGAGACTACCTTGGAAGAGCATGTTCGTCAGACTCACTGTGACGGGGGAAGCCTGCGCTTTGACTCCCCCTTAGCCGTAACTCCCAAAGAGTCTATAGTAGAGGTGTATTCCTGCTCGTACTGCACCAATTCGCCAATATTCAACAGCGTTCTGAAGCTCAACAAGCACATCAAAGAGAATCACAAGAACATTCCACTGGCCCTGAACTACATCAACAATGGAAAGAAATCTCTGCGCACTCTCAGCCCCTCTTCTCCAATATCTGTGGAACACACCTTGCTGAAGCAAGGGGGCTCGGCCCCGCGCTCTGCCGGTGAGTTCATATGTAACCAGTGTGGAGCCAAGTATACCAGTCTAGACCTTTTCCAGACTCACCTAAAAACTCATCTGGATGGCATGCAGCCTCAACTCACGTGCCCACAGTGCAACAAAGAGTTCCCCAACCAGGAGTCTCTGTTGAAGCATGTGACACTTCACTTCACTATTACCTCCACTTATTACATTTGTGAGAGTTGTGACAAGCAGTTCACTTCGGTGGATGACCTACAGAAGCACCTACTCGACATGCACACTTTTGTGTTCTTCCGCTGCACTTTGTGTCAGGAGGTGTTTGACTCAAAAGTGTCCACTCAGCTCCACTTGGCCGTAAAGCACAGTAATGAGAAGAAGGTGTATCGCTGCACCTCCTGCAACTGGGACTTCAGGCATGAGACTGACTTACAGCTACACGTCAAACACAGCCATCTGGAAAACCAGGGCCGTGCCCACCGCTGCATTTTTTGCGGGGAGTCCTTTGGCACAGAGGTGGAGCTGCAGTGCCACATCACTACCCACAGCAAGAAGTATAACTGCCGCTTCTGCAGTAAGGCCTTCCATGCCATCGTCCTTTTGGAGAAGCATTTGAGGGAGAAACACTGTGTGTTCGAGGGAAAGGCACAGAACTGTGGCGCTAATGGTTCCACTGGAAGCGGTGTGGACGGCCAGCCCAAAGAAGATGTCGAGCTACATGGCCTACTGACCAACAGCCACGGTTCAGGGGTAGCAGCGGGAACTGTGGTGGAGTCTCAGAACAGCCACGACGCAAGTGAGGAAGAAGTGGACACCGCGGATCCCATGTACGGGTGCGACATTTGTGGGGCGTCTTACACCATGGACTCACTCCTTACCAACCACCAGTTGAGGGACCACAACATACGCCCTGGTGAGAGCGCCATGATGAAAAGGAAAGCCGATATGATAAAGGGCAACCACAAGTGCAATGTCTGCTCCCGCACCTTCTTTTCGGAGCCTGGGTTGAGGGAACATATGCAGACCCACCTTGGGCCTGTCAAACACTATATGTGCCCCATCTGTGGGGAGCGGTTCCCTTCCTTGCTGACCCTTACTGAGCACAAGGTCACACATAGCAAGAGTCTGGACACAGGCAGCTGCCGCATTTGTAAGATGCCACTGCATAGTGAGGAGGACTTCCTGGAGCATTGTCAGATGCACCCTGACCTGAGGAACTCTCTGACAGGTTTCCGCTGTGTGGTGTGCATGCAGACAGTCACCTCTACATTGGAGCTCAAGATCCATGGTACTTTCCACATGCAAAAGACAGGCACCATGTCCGGCAACCATCAACCCATGGGCCGCAGCCACGTCATCTCCCATAACCAGCAGCAACATCATATCCAAAAACCTTTCAAGTGCGCCTCTTGCCTAAAAGATTTCCGGTCCAAGCAAGACCTGGTGAAGCTGGACATCAACGGACTGCCTTACGGACTCTGTGCATCCTGCGTGACAGCAGCTGGCTCCAAGAGCTCCAGTCCAACAGTGAACGGAGGaaggcaacagcagcagcacggcgGAGCCATCACCCCAGCAACAACTACAGCCGCATGGATCCAAGGGGAGAGTCTGAGCCCCGGAGACGTCAAAGGCAAAGCCgtctcttcatcctcttcatcctgtTCTACATCCTCTGTGTCCGCTGCCAAGACACGATGCTCCAGCTGCAATGTGAAGTTTGAGTCCGAAGCAGAGTTGCAAAACCATGTTCAGACGGTGCATCGGGAGCAGGCTGGGGACAGCAACGGTGGACAGCTCAAGACCCCCCAGGTGTCCCCAATGCCCAGATCCAGTCCCTCACAAACTGAAGAG AAGAAGACATATCAGTGCATCAAATGTCAGATGGTGTTCTACAGCGAATGGGACATCCAAGTCCATGTGGCCAACCACATGCTGG GCTCACAAGTATCTGGATCACATCACCAAATAG
- the znf521 gene encoding zinc finger protein 521 isoform X9, translating into MKTHASNKPHKCPVCRRGFLSSSSLHGHMQVHERGKDGNSSSLSRADEWKLKETRKCSRCEEGFDVPEELQRHIAECHPECSPSEDGGLGATLQCIYCHEPFGDEGTLLTHIDQAHGRDRKGHSCAICSEHFLSVEDLYAHMDVHQLPESSNHSNSPSLLTVGYTSVSSTTPDSNLSVDSSTMVETAPPVPKTRGRRKRAAQNTSDMGGRSSKQPKVSYSCIYCNKQVFSSLAVLQIHLRTMHLDKPEQAHTCQFCLEVLPSLLNLNEHLKQVHNAEDHAALLASLPDALLQCNFCPEVLSDLNGLQEHIRCSHGFPSPVAKESNAFFCPQCFMGFLTETTLEEHVRQTHCDGGSLRFDSPLAVTPKESIVEVYSCSYCTNSPIFNSVLKLNKHIKENHKNIPLALNYINNGKKSLRTLSPSSPISVEHTLLKQGGSAPRSAGEFICNQCGAKYTSLDLFQTHLKTHLDGMQPQLTCPQCNKEFPNQESLLKHVTLHFTITSTYYICESCDKQFTSVDDLQKHLLDMHTFVFFRCTLCQEVFDSKVSTQLHLAVKHSNEKKVYRCTSCNWDFRHETDLQLHVKHSHLENQGRAHRCIFCGESFGTEVELQCHITTHSKKYNCRFCSKAFHAIVLLEKHLREKHCVFEGKAQNCGANGSTGSGVDGQPKEDVELHGLLTNSHGSGVAAGTVVESQNSHDASEEEVDTADPMYGCDICGASYTMDSLLTNHQLRDHNIRPGESAMMKRKADMIKGNHKCNVCSRTFFSEPGLREHMQTHLGPVKHYMCPICGERFPSLLTLTEHKVTHSKSLDTGSCRICKMPLHSEEDFLEHCQMHPDLRNSLTGFRCVVCMQTVTSTLELKIHGTFHMQKTGTMSGNHQPMGRSHVISHNQQQHHIQKPFKCASCLKDFRSKQDLVKLDINGLPYGLCASCVTAAGSKSSSPTVNGGRQQQQHGGAITPATTTAAWIQGESLSPGDVKGKAVSSSSSSCSTSSVSAAKTRCSSCNVKFESEAELQNHVQTVHREQAGDSNGGQLKTPQVSPMPRSSPSQTEEKKTYQCIKCQMVFYSEWDIQVHVANHMLEEGLNHECKLCSQSFDSPAKLQCHLIEHSFEGMGGTFKCPVCFTVFVQANKLQQHIFSAHGQEDKIYDCSQCPQKFFFQTELQNHALTQHSS; encoded by the exons ATGAAAACTCACGCCTCTAACAAACCCCACAAGTGCCCCGTGTGCCGCCGAGGTTTCCTTTCCTCCAGCTCTCTCCACGGCCACATGCAAGTACACGAACGGGGCAAAGACGGCAACAGCTCGAGCCTTTCTCGGGCCGACGAATGGAAGCTGAAAGAAACTCGCAAATGCAGCCGCTGTGAGGAGGGTTTTGACGTCCCCGAGGAGCTCCAGAGGCACATCGCGGAGTGCCACCCTGAGTGCTCTCCATCAGAGGATGGAGGCCTGGGTGCCACCCTGCAGTGCATTTACTGCCATGAGCCCTTCGGCGATGAGGGAACCCTGCTGACCCACATTGACCAGGCCCACGGCCGAGACAGGAAGGGCCACTCCTGTGCTATCTGCTCGGAGCACTTTCTGTCCGTCGAGGACCTCTATGCTCACATGGACGTCCACCAGCTCCCCGAATCtagtaaccatagcaacagccCTTCTTTGCTGACCGTGGGCTACACTTCCGTCTCCAGCACCACCCCTGACTCCAACCTCTCTGTTGACAGCTCAACAATGGTGGAGACAGCGCCCCCTGTGCCCAAGACAAGGGGGCGACGGAAGAGGGCGGCTCAAAATACATCCGATATGGGAGGGCGTTCCTCCAAACAGCCTAAAGTCTCCTACAGTTGCATCTACTGCAACAAGCAAGTGTTCTCCAGTTTGGCTGTCCTTCAAATTCACCTGCGAACCATGCATCTGGACAAGCCAGAGCAGGCTCATACATGCCAGTTTTGCTTGGAAGTTCTTCCCTCTTTACTAAACCTAAATGAACATCTTAAGCAGGTGCACAATGCAGAAGACCACGCCGCCCTGTTAGCCAGCCTGCCCGATGCCCTCCTTCAGTGTAACTTCTGCCCCGAGGTATTGAGTGACCTCAACGGTCTACAGGAACACATTCGCTGCTCCCATGGCTTCCCCAGTCCTGTGGCAAAGGAGAGCAATGCCTTCTTCTGCCCCCAATGCTTCATGGGGTTCTTGACAGAGACTACCTTGGAAGAGCATGTTCGTCAGACTCACTGTGACGGGGGAAGCCTGCGCTTTGACTCCCCCTTAGCCGTAACTCCCAAAGAGTCTATAGTAGAGGTGTATTCCTGCTCGTACTGCACCAATTCGCCAATATTCAACAGCGTTCTGAAGCTCAACAAGCACATCAAAGAGAATCACAAGAACATTCCACTGGCCCTGAACTACATCAACAATGGAAAGAAATCTCTGCGCACTCTCAGCCCCTCTTCTCCAATATCTGTGGAACACACCTTGCTGAAGCAAGGGGGCTCGGCCCCGCGCTCTGCCGGTGAGTTCATATGTAACCAGTGTGGAGCCAAGTATACCAGTCTAGACCTTTTCCAGACTCACCTAAAAACTCATCTGGATGGCATGCAGCCTCAACTCACGTGCCCACAGTGCAACAAAGAGTTCCCCAACCAGGAGTCTCTGTTGAAGCATGTGACACTTCACTTCACTATTACCTCCACTTATTACATTTGTGAGAGTTGTGACAAGCAGTTCACTTCGGTGGATGACCTACAGAAGCACCTACTCGACATGCACACTTTTGTGTTCTTCCGCTGCACTTTGTGTCAGGAGGTGTTTGACTCAAAAGTGTCCACTCAGCTCCACTTGGCCGTAAAGCACAGTAATGAGAAGAAGGTGTATCGCTGCACCTCCTGCAACTGGGACTTCAGGCATGAGACTGACTTACAGCTACACGTCAAACACAGCCATCTGGAAAACCAGGGCCGTGCCCACCGCTGCATTTTTTGCGGGGAGTCCTTTGGCACAGAGGTGGAGCTGCAGTGCCACATCACTACCCACAGCAAGAAGTATAACTGCCGCTTCTGCAGTAAGGCCTTCCATGCCATCGTCCTTTTGGAGAAGCATTTGAGGGAGAAACACTGTGTGTTCGAGGGAAAGGCACAGAACTGTGGCGCTAATGGTTCCACTGGAAGCGGTGTGGACGGCCAGCCCAAAGAAGATGTCGAGCTACATGGCCTACTGACCAACAGCCACGGTTCAGGGGTAGCAGCGGGAACTGTGGTGGAGTCTCAGAACAGCCACGACGCAAGTGAGGAAGAAGTGGACACCGCGGATCCCATGTACGGGTGCGACATTTGTGGGGCGTCTTACACCATGGACTCACTCCTTACCAACCACCAGTTGAGGGACCACAACATACGCCCTGGTGAGAGCGCCATGATGAAAAGGAAAGCCGATATGATAAAGGGCAACCACAAGTGCAATGTCTGCTCCCGCACCTTCTTTTCGGAGCCTGGGTTGAGGGAACATATGCAGACCCACCTTGGGCCTGTCAAACACTATATGTGCCCCATCTGTGGGGAGCGGTTCCCTTCCTTGCTGACCCTTACTGAGCACAAGGTCACACATAGCAAGAGTCTGGACACAGGCAGCTGCCGCATTTGTAAGATGCCACTGCATAGTGAGGAGGACTTCCTGGAGCATTGTCAGATGCACCCTGACCTGAGGAACTCTCTGACAGGTTTCCGCTGTGTGGTGTGCATGCAGACAGTCACCTCTACATTGGAGCTCAAGATCCATGGTACTTTCCACATGCAAAAGACAGGCACCATGTCCGGCAACCATCAACCCATGGGCCGCAGCCACGTCATCTCCCATAACCAGCAGCAACATCATATCCAAAAACCTTTCAAGTGCGCCTCTTGCCTAAAAGATTTCCGGTCCAAGCAAGACCTGGTGAAGCTGGACATCAACGGACTGCCTTACGGACTCTGTGCATCCTGCGTGACAGCAGCTGGCTCCAAGAGCTCCAGTCCAACAGTGAACGGAGGaaggcaacagcagcagcacggcgGAGCCATCACCCCAGCAACAACTACAGCCGCATGGATCCAAGGGGAGAGTCTGAGCCCCGGAGACGTCAAAGGCAAAGCCgtctcttcatcctcttcatcctgtTCTACATCCTCTGTGTCCGCTGCCAAGACACGATGCTCCAGCTGCAATGTGAAGTTTGAGTCCGAAGCAGAGTTGCAAAACCATGTTCAGACGGTGCATCGGGAGCAGGCTGGGGACAGCAACGGTGGACAGCTCAAGACCCCCCAGGTGTCCCCAATGCCCAGATCCAGTCCCTCACAAACTGAAGAG AAGAAGACATATCAGTGCATCAAATGTCAGATGGTGTTCTACAGCGAATGGGACATCCAAGTCCATGTGGCCAACCACATGCTGG